From a single Nicotiana tomentosiformis chromosome 2, ASM39032v3, whole genome shotgun sequence genomic region:
- the LOC117273266 gene encoding uncharacterized protein — MAICAKWPKLKRKTLKCLTWANSSTSPTSKTQNQSEGLDLGSSNIQEQESNQRTEIVSNDSHSMTFKIFYHEVKFTREVFQIITGLKCSSSVDFKVLRERENRLSKVYFPGKDRIELGDLWHFITSHLYGTIASFVGSHDDLVKLATIYFVESVLMGKRKNRNVSERSCLKPKQNTSDNENENEKEKDKEKDSYTIVGFPFAFCVWIMEGLTSVHVPLSQDQSSMPSTQFDEVLLKEIVNALKKNLGSKIDTLLKLLDKPHERTIEREPSVPISKDAVDDQCDDIDVHVEDHYESDYRDAHLEDETDIGIEIGKESFDGVQVQDGMECQDQENPKETSVTEIICKSGVQSQDLENPLGTSISEIVCKCVEEIYDLSTPLSLKEKFGNQNDANQESFETARKEDGVDYQDDEISKERSGGQSQDIENTQGTSISEIVCKCIEGTYDISTPLSLTDNIGSQTNASQDNDLTGMILTVAKESCELAIEEHGEQLQDKENAINMSAPLSVKEIQEGNVANTEQNKNEAVNQYTRKRKRDSIGFDGPSFAILTPTPPTTQMSIDEGLSMEVEGNVEEELGRGKRNKKLSWQLKSPFEQKRKRGTSMAHNENTPKYTGWIKSKYTRTCIFHYAKDDENLLKKFIGWLGKEKRKGRKKVGQTDIYAEDNGVRKNPYKLYHQKISSKIFFLELADSSFVLDDKHIDIALYYLRKKECYHPCAHPFHCTTTDILFDNYMLIVYKDFNEDASDLFWCDDNQLVLTPYVWGDNRRCGIAWTEVDKIFFSCRLPSEDNDVVTHFLLGVLDLNERKIDVYDSTYSEPYEQGMKHIEMYARMIPHLLKFSQFEKNHKSFGNAFNKFDIQWQRSPHQTGSTDCGAFLIKYVELLIMGKDVEKFQPEDISNFRKELAANLWTQGEWKKNSGYDTPPENIGDDYDSENETSCPKEL; from the exons ATGGCTATTTGTGCCAAGTGGCCCAAACTGAAAAGGAAGACTCTCAAATGCTTGACATGGGCTAACTCCTCCACAAGCCCAACAtccaaaactcaaaaccaatctgAGGGACTAGATCTTGGATCGTCCAATATCCAAGAGCAAGAAT CGAACCAGCGTACTG AAATTGTAAGCAATGACTCGCATTCAATGACATTCAAGATTTTTTATCATGAAGTAAAGTTTACACGTGAAGTATTCCAGATAATTACAGGGTTGAAATGTTCTTCTTCAGTGGACTTCAAAGTTTTACGTGAAAGAGAGAATAGGCTTTCAAAAGTCTACTTCCCTGGAAAGGATAGAATCGAGTTAGGCGATTTGTGGCATTTTATTACTAGTCACCTATATGGTACAATTGCATCATTTGTAGGCAGCCATGATGATTTGGTGAAGTTGGCAACAATTTATTTTGTTGAATCTGTGTTGATGGGGAAGCGCAAGAATCGGAATGTGTCTGAGCGG AGCTGCTTGAAGCCCAAACAAAATACTTCAGAcaatgagaatgagaatgagaaaGAGAAAGATAAAGAGAAGGACAGTTATACTATAGTTGGCTTCCCTTTCGCCTTCTGTGTTtggattatggaa GGGCTCACTAGTGTGCATGTGCCATTGTCTCAAGATCAAAGTTCAATGCCTTCAACACAATTTGATGAAGTCTTGCTTAAGGAAATTGTTAAC GCTTTAAAGAAAAACCTAGGATCAAAGATTGATACTTTATTGAAGCTTCTTGACAAACCTCATGAAAGGACCATAGAGAGAGAACCTAGTGTTCCAATTAGCAAAGATGCAGTTGATGATCAATGTGATGATATAGATGTGCATGTAGAAGATCATTATGAAAGCGATTATAGAGATGCGCATCTAGAAGATGAAACTGATATTGGCATCGAAATTGGGAAAG AATCTTTTGATGGAGTGCAAGTTCAAGATGGAATGGAATGTCAAGACCAGGAAAATCCAAAAGAGACAAGTGTAACAGAAATAATTTGTAAATCTGGAGTGCAATCTCAGGATTTAGAAAATCCATTGGGAACAAGTATAAGTGAGATTGTATGCAAATGTGTTGAAGAAATATATGATCTATCTACACCTCTCTCACTTAAAGAGAAATTTGGAAATCAAAATGATGCCAATCAAG AATCTTTTGAAACTGCAAGGAAAGAAGATGGAGTGGACTATCAAGATGATGAAATTTCAAAAGAGAGAAGTGGAGGACAATCTCAAGACATAGAAAATACCCAAGGAACAAGCATAAGTGAGATTGTTTGCAAATGTATAGAAGGAACATATGATATCTCTACACCTCTCTCTCTTACAGACAATATTGGAAGCCAAACAAATGCTAGTCAAGATAATGATTTAACTGGCATGATCTTGACAGTTGCAAAAG AATCTTGTGAACTTGCAATCGAAGAACATGGAGAACAgttgcaagataaagaaaatgcAATCAATATGTCAGCTCCATTGTCtgttaaagaaatacaagaaggcaACGTGGCCAACACAG AGCAAAACAAAAATGAAGCCGTTAACCAATATACTAGGAAAAGGAAGAGAGATAGTATTGGTTTTGATGGTCCATCATTTGCTATTCTTACTCCTACTCCTCCGACTACACAAATGAGCATTGATGAGGGTTTGTCTATGGAGGTTGAAGGAAATGTTGAAGAAGAGCTTGGTCGAGGGAAAAGGAATAAGAAGCTTAGTTGGCAATTGAAATCTCCTTTTgaacagaaaagaaaaagaggaacaTCGATGGCGCACAATGAAAATACTCCCAAGTATACAGGCTGgataaaatcaaaatatactcgtaCATGTATTTTTCATTATGCCAAAGATGATGAAAActtattgaagaaattcattgGGTGGTTGGGCAAGGAGAAAAGGAAAGGTCGCAAAAAAGT ggGACAAACTGATATATATGCTGAGGATAATGGTGTGAGAAAGAATCCATATAAATTGTACCATCAAAAAATCAGTAGCAAAATATTCTTCCTTGAGCTTGCAGATAGTAGCTTTGTACTTGATGATAAG CATATTGACATTGCCCTGTATTATTTGAGAAAGAAGGAATGCTACCACCCTTGCGCCCATCCTTTTCATTGCACAACTACAGATATACTTTTTGATAACTATATGCTAATTGTGTATAAGGATTTCAATGAAGATGCTTCAGATTTGTTTTGGTGTGATGATAATCAGTTGGTTCTCACACCATATGTGTGGGGTGACAATCGTAGATGTGGAATTGCTTGGACAGAGGTTGACAAAATCTTTTTTTCATGTCGGCTTCCTTCAGAAGATAATGATGTTGTGACACATTTTCTTTTGGGGGTATTGGACTTGAATGAGAGAAAGATTGATGTGTACGATTCCACATATAGTGAGCCATATGAGCAAGGAATGAAACACATTGAAATGTATGCACGCATGATCCCCCACTTGCTAAAGTTCTCacagtttgagaaaaatcacaagtCTTTTGGAAATGCATTCAACAAATTTGATATTCAGTGGCAAAGATCACCACACCAAACTGGATC